From a region of the Arachis ipaensis cultivar K30076 chromosome B09, Araip1.1, whole genome shotgun sequence genome:
- the LOC107619496 gene encoding 31 kDa ribonucleoprotein, chloroplastic (The sequence of the model RefSeq protein was modified relative to this genomic sequence to represent the inferred CDS: added 67 bases not found in genome assembly), with protein MKMAALESSLRVLAGGVHPSWCTNNRKAPQTISIRLLRTRVCTSVASSTPTSTATTPTPLHFQHELLQHTTNLKKLYASNLPWSLSPADVKALFSQCGTVTDVEMIKNKDGGLTGFAFITMSSAQEAQAAIHKFHSLQISGRTIKVELAKRFKKPRPPGPPAGETRHKIYASNLAWKVRSGHLREFVTENFREPVSARVVFDSSSGRCAGYGFVSFVTKEEAEDAISSLDGKELMGRAVRLKFSRKTIEEADTDSGKEEQGYHDQLEAP; from the exons CCAACAACAGAAAAGCACCCCAAACCATATCTATAAGGCTCCTCCGCACACGTGTCTGCACCTCTGTTGCTTCTTCCACTCCCACTTCCACTGCCACTACCCCTACCCCTTTGCATTTCCAACATGAACTTCTCCAGCACACCACAAACCTCAAGAAGCTTTACGCCTCTAACTTGCCCTGGTCACTCTCCCCCGCCGACGTCAAGGCTCTCTTTTCTCAATGCGGAACGGTTACCGATGTTGAG ATGATAAAGAACAAGGATGGTGGATTGACTGGCTTCGCCTTCATTACCATGTCTTCTGCCCAAGAGGCTCAGGCTGCTATTCATAAATTCCACTCTCTT CAAATATCAGGCCGGACAATTAAAGTAGAGCTTGCAAAGAGATTTAAGAAACCCCGTCCTCCAGGTCCTCCTGCCGGAGAGACGCGTCATAAAATTTATGCATCCAATCTTGCTTGGAAAGTAAGATCTGGCCATCTCAGAGAATTCGTCACTGAGAATTTTAGAGAACCAGTTTCAGCCAGAGTTGTGTTCGATAGTTCTTCTGGAAGATGTGCTGGGTATGgatttgtttcttttgttacaaAGGAGGAAGCAGAGGATGCCATTTCTTCTTTGGATGGGAAG GAATTAATGGGGCGAGCGGTTCGCCTAAAATTTAGccgaaagaccattgaagaagctgaTACTGATAGTGGCAAAGAAGAGCAGGGTTATCATGATCAATTGGAAGCACCATAA